A region of the Acanthopagrus latus isolate v.2019 chromosome 18, fAcaLat1.1, whole genome shotgun sequence genome:
CAGCCAAAACCTGCCGGCTAACATCTGCCCCAGACTTCAGCTACAACCGGCTCCACTCTCTCGTCAAAGGGAAACTGCACAGCTCCTGTTTGCCAGGCGTTCTTTCTCTCACTTGAGCTGCAGCTCTATATGATCTTTTATGTGTGATGAGGGGTCCGTCGCCCGCAGGGCTCAGAAATCCATCAAAAAACAAGGTGTGTAATTTCAAAACCACAGATCTCAGTAAGCAAATGAAGACTTTTTTCATTCCTTGGAGATGTTTTTCCGATACGTGCATTAATACAGAGTACAAAGATAAACACAAGCTCTCCTCGTCCTCAGCTGACAAGTCTTTATGTCTTTTTATGAGGCAGCttatttattctttcagtcGAAGCCACTCCACCAGGCTCGTATGACTCTGTGTGGGGAGGTGCACTTTGGTTTTTAAATGATTCTTCTGAGGAAGCTTCTATAAGTACACACAAGACGACTGCTACGACTACCGCCTAGCGTCGGATTAAAACTGTTTCTCTGATAGTCGCGAGGCTCTTTTTGCTTGTACAGAGTCAAACATACTTGACATTTATCACATCGTTCAGCACCAACAGCAGGTtaaaagttttgtttctttgtaaaATTACTTGACAACTGTTGGACAGATGGGCATCAGATTtagtgcagacacacacattctcccCCAGGAAGAACTGAGGCGTCTGCTCGTGTGGCTGCTGAGTCCTATttgcattcacatttacatttaagggcatttagcagatgcgtttgtccaaagcgacttacagtaatttatACACACATGGGACGACTTTTACTTTGGGAGCTCTAATAACTTGTAATAATTGCAGAGGAGGTCTGTGATCTTTATCTCTGTGTGAATATGCCCTGGCCTTAATTTGTAAAGTAAGAGTTCATCTGTAGTCCCGCAGGATTTGAAGGAGTTTTCTGGCTTCAGACAGCTAAACAAGTATCTGATATAAATGATGATATACGACTCACAATATGTTGAACGGCAGCGAACAGCTGCGCTGTGAGATTCTCTGTATCGATGTTTAAAATGAGcggcagagaagaaaaaggttTTCATATTCAAGTTCAGCCACAAAGCATCTGTTACTTGATCTTCtaacacatgcagaaagtgGCTAAAACAACTTCAAACTTTTATATTAACTCGGCAGCTGAAGAACAGACGCTCTGCTTCTGAAagctgaagacagagagtgaCATCACATCCAGGAGACGATGTCAGAGAGCAAAGATCACAGAGCGCACAAGTAAATCACATCCTCCGGTAAAACTGTGTCACAGCTTAGTGTTGTTCTCTCTTTACTAGATTACTTTCACATTTATTGATACACTTGTATGTAacaattctgcattaaaatgtctaaaaacgtCTGGTTTTagattttgttgagttgtgcacTGACTTTTTATGAAGCCAAAAGAAACAGTGAGTTTCTGTCAGTGAGGAAGAAGTCAGCAATAGATCTTCATCAGATACGATCAGATGGTTCTGTAATAATGATAAGAGACCTCCAGCGGCAGAAATGATGTTACTGTCAGTCGCTTCGGACAAAAGCTTCTGATAAATGCcataaacataaatgtaaatataggaTTTCCAAACTTGGGCTGGAGGATATTTGACTGAATCTTGACTGTAACTTTCACGACGTGTCAAAGCTCTGAACATTGTGATTTACTGCTTTAACTCGTCAAGTACTGATTCTTTGGGATGGCGGTCGACTCGACCCACAATCCTGAAGCTTCAGTACTTGACAAGTCGGGAATGAGACTCTAAAATCtgctttcttacaaattggcCATTCAAAGAAGAGCATCAGTTTGAAGTCATACTCGGCTGTTGATGGACTTCAAAAATGCTTCTAAGTGtcacaaaaacatgttattttcatgGCCGGCTTGAGCCAAGAAGGTTTCTCTGTTAACAGGAACAGTATTAGTCGTTTGAGTCGGAGGGACTCCCGTCTGTTTTACTAAATAATCCTCACTAATTGTACTGAAAGTGAGAGTGGTCAGATCAGTCAATAACTGATAAGAGGGGGACAAACAGCCACGCGGCGCTAACAGCTTTTCAGCTGCAATCCAAACGCAGCAGACCAATCAGAACGCAGTCAATTAGTATAGAGAGATCTGCATAACACAAAATGATAATTCTGGATATCAACATGGATTCACTCAATTTACACAGGCGCTGAaaaccagcagctctgctcGCACATCGATTCTCAGAATAACGTCTGTCTGCTCCGGCTGTCAGATGTCTTTTCCGTCATGTGTCTGAGTTACATTAGAAACATGTCAGCGATGTGACCACTGCTGAACATTAGTACTGATCCTTGGTAGatgtgtaaaacatgttttcctacAAAGACGGATGCCAGTTTCCCATCATTTAGGATAGACTGTTGGTACTGAGATCTCTTAAGAAGAGGAAAGTACCAGAATCCTTCTAACAGGGCTTCTGGGACGTATGAACCCCGTGTGTCTGTACAAGCCGTTCTTTAAGGGCCTCATTTGTGCAGGACTGCAGTTGTTCTCACAGGTTCAGTGAGGAAActatttttaatgcaatttgACTAAACAAACGGCGTGGACACGAGGCATCGCTGACCCACAAAGTTAACcttgtttcttttgtatttttggagaTGCTGTAGCATTTGGTGCTCTGATTTCTGGAGCAGCCCAGGGGAGCGCAGGCTCAGGAACCACAGACGCAGTGGATTTTAATGAGCGTGCACAAATGAGGGACAgcatgagaggaaaaaataaaataaaaaatccagtCCAAGAAAGTGAAGAAGAGGCCAAAAATGTCTGACGTGTCATACACACAGATTCACTTGTTAATGTCAGCAGAAAGTAATTACTGTGTATCATCACTTCAGTTCATGTTTATATTAATACCATATCTATTAATCATAGTATGTTAATCAGCAGATGAAGCAGAGCAGCTATAGACGgcatttcaaaaacacatttcaagtcagtgtgtttatgatGCAGGTATcgttatttcatattttataaaatatggGAATATTTTCTGATCATGGACGTGGTCAGAAACTCAGAGAATCATGCTGTTTATAAGTGTACATGAAATACCAACATGGAGATTCAGTAGTTAGTTATTAGTTTAGTTAACCTAGTAATTAAGTCATTCTACCAGCTCTTTAGCTGCAGTATCAACAAGTTCATTGGCGATAACTTAATGATCCGACGTGAGATACTGTTTTCTTTGAGGGGTTCAGTTTCACCAGGAATGTGTTTTCTCCTTCTGCACATTTCTTACAAGCAATAAAAATTCAATTCATTCCATCGTGGGGAAGAACTCATGgacatggaaaaataaaactaaaatcagTGACCCGGATGATGCATCGTCATTTTGTATACATATTGCCATgtgaaataaaagcattttgaCTTTCCACAAATCCTAATGTGCCTTGTATTGTTTTGGATGAACAGAAGTCTCAGGTCTGTAACTATTcatcagatgtaatgtaggttttaactacaaacaaaccctgatgttgaagtaaacgtgtgtgtgacagagacaccatcaTCCTACTACAAGACACtttaccatcaaaatgattctgaagctgctattttaaggtaaaaagttgcataatgttgctttaaattgaataaaaacatcactaGTGAGTGATACGGTCAGTACCTGGTCACCAGTGATTGTGTTGTAAATATCGAACACATTTGGTCTGTTTCAATTTAAATCTAACGAAGCCGTCAGCAGCATGTCGACATCACCTGTTGGTGATCTACAGCGAGTGACGCGTCACTGGAGCTCGTATGACTCTGTGTACATCAGCTGTACGTCACGTACGTTATGGGAATGTCCAAATAATATCGTCCCATGTTAGTGTTGTTTATCATATTGCCATTTAAAGTTTGGTGTATGTAAGTTTTAACATAGGTTGAATATTTTTAAACTCATGCTGTGGCACATGGTGGATATGTTGCCACTCgtgagtgtttttattctgctgcagTGTATCAGAATAATGTTATTCACAGAGAGAAGACTGTGACGTCCATCAGTGAGGCTGAAGAGAAGAAGATTTCATTAGTGTTTTAGCCATTTAGTCGGACTCATCGGTACAAATAcatcttcatttatttcacatacattttttttacttttactttgaagtttTCACAATCTAAATgattcaacaacaaaatgagGAACTACCACAACAAAGTCCAAATTTCCTACTGGggaaaattatgcaaatgtcaCTGTAGTAAAATTGACACATGTAATTTGCCAACCAGCAAAGGTACagttaaagtaataaaaagagacaaaataggACAAAAGGTGGTTCATGTCGGCTCTCCGACCAGTACTGGGTCGACTTTCTGATAATCGAAGTGTTATGATAGATCCTGAACATCATTTGAGGACTGATTTTTGTCAAATGCTcggcattttctttttttttttaataaataaaatcttttttcttcattttttattgataaataatatatatttattaatatcTAGGAGTCAATTAGGGGAGCAGGGACGTATTATCACCCTTAGAAGCCCTTCCTGAATCCATGGAAACTTCAAAAGTCTGAAGGATGTTCTTGCTGAACGTGTGGGGTATATCAATTTTGGCTAATGCATCCCATGAATATTGCTATGAGTAGTTCTTTTGAATGaatatgtacatacatgtacataatGAAGCATTAGGTACACATATGCAAAGTACTGAACATAGGAAATCATGGTCtgtttcattgatttgttcTGTGAATAAGCATGGCGCAAGACTAAACAAAGTAGGTTAATAGCTTAGATACAAATTTGTACTGTACATGGTTCAGCTCAGTCTGTAGATCCAACCCAAAAATGAAGTCCTCTTTTTTGGGCATATAAATTTCAAAAAGCTGATAAATGACACATATTCCATTCAGGTCCCCTTGGCGGACACAGTTTTCACTTGTCGTCCACGTTGAAGCAGTTGCTCTTCGGCTGTCCCGTTATGACTCGGTATTTTAAACACAGTATCCAAGCATTATGATAAAATCCACTGTTTTACGGTGCTGTTTATCTTGGTATGACGCCCCAAATGTTTTAACTACTATTCTCCCTGCAGTAGTTGGAAGTTCAGTAGtccaattttcaaaaaaatacattgtgcTGTGCATTTCCACAATCCAGAATCTTGGACTCATGAAGAAtgtcacatcattttcatgttaaaacGACGAGGTCCAGCTTGTCCCTCTGCCGAGTCAACGTTAGTGCCGTTAGACTTGGACCGAGGCACGTACTCAACAtctatgttgtttttatgttttccttttcctctgctccACACGAAAAGgagcaggaaacaaaacaagaccaCTCCCAAGAACGTGAAACAACCCATTGCCGTTGACACTAAAATAGTCTTTAGGTCTAAACCGAGGGTCACGCCAGCTGTCCCATTGGCAGTGGTATTGCTGGGATCTGTGTAGTACTGGGTCCTGTTGGCGTACAGCGATCCCAGACTTTTCACCGCCAATGAGGTCATCAGGGTGTCATTCCCAGCAGTGTTAGAGGCATGGCAAAGGTACACTCCGCTGTCTTGTACCTCTGCTGACTTGATCTCCAGTGTGCCATTATTGTGGACGGTAACTCTACCGTGGCTCCTActtgtatatatttttctacGTGGGGACGTCCAGGACACGGAGGGCCTCGGTGTCCCCTCAGCACTGCAGCGCAACATCGCCTGCTGGCCTTCATCCACAGTGATCGTCTGAGTTTTATTCTCTCGGATTTTTGGCTTGGTACATGTCACGTAATAGGACAGGAGAGTCTCCTTAAACTCCTTAAAAGGCCTGCCACGAATACCCTCAGGTGTGCTGCACTCTGGCTGCGATTCCCCGAAGAAAATGGAATGCCTTTTCTGCAGGATCCACATGAGACGGCAGTCGCACACTAGGGGATTGTTGTCAATCAGAAGAACCTCCAGAGCCTCAGGAGACTGAAAAACACCTTTCTCAAGTGTATCCAGTCGGTTGTGAGAAACATTGAGGACTTTGAGGCCCCGCAGGCCCTGGAAGGCATACGGTTCAATGGTGGTTAGCTGAGCTCCGACCAGATGGAGCTCCTGAAGCCGAACCAGTTCCATCAGCATCCCCCCTTCAATGTGCCTGATGCGGTTGTAGGACAGGTTGAGGTGTGTCAGGTAGGGCAGATGCTTCAAGGCTTGGTAAGGGAAGGAGGACAGGTTGGTGTTGGTTATGAACAGAGTGGTCAGGTTGAGGCCATGCAGGGTATTGGCTGGCACGTGGTCTAGTGAGGGCCAATTATCAATTTCTAAATTCCGCAGCCGAAACAGCTTTTTGAAAGAGTAAGGATGCAAAGTGCTGATGCTGAGGTATCGTAGATGGAGGCTGACAAGGTTGTGCAGGTGGGAGAGGGCCTCAGTGGGTACAACTGTTAGGTTGCACCTTTCCAGGGTCAGAATCTCCAGGCTTAAGAGTCCACTGAATGCACGGTGAGAAATGTAAACCAGGTCATTGTCACCCACTTCCAAAAACTTTAGATTGTGCAGGTCCTGGAACATGTAATCCAGGAGGATGACGATCTTGTTGTCACTTATATCCAGCCGAGTAAGGTTTGCTAAGCCTGCAAAGACGCCCAGAGGTATGAGTTTGATACGATTGCTCTTGAGACTGAGTGAGTGCATGTTAAACAGGGCGTTGAAAGCTCCAGGTTCAACATAACTGATGATATTCCCACTAAGGTCAAGTTCTTCAAGCCCAGGAAAGTTGATAAAGTCATCAGGGTTGATCATTGTCAGCTTGTTCTTACTCAGGTCCAGGATCCGGGTCTCTGTTGGGACGCCGTCCGGGATGGTGGGCATGCGCTTGCGGTGACAGACAACTGCCTTGCTCTGCGCCGAACACTCGCAGCGCGAGGGACATCCTAGGGTAGAGCCCACAAAGACAGCCACGAGGGCCAGTCCCAGGAATGGTTGCCAGCATGAGACGACCGTGTGCAGCATGACTTTGCTCATACAGTCGATCATTCTGTCACGGTTCTgcaagaaagagaaggagagaacagagagaaagaaaaaggccaGTTAGTCACTCAGGATACGACTTGTTGTAGTTGTGTTCCTGTAGAACAACTTCATTATACAAAATATATAGAGCAGGAATTAGTCTGGTTCTGAATAAAGTAGCCTCAGGTTCCTGTTCTACTGTAGTATTTGTCTTGACCTCGCTgcacacaaatgttttattcttgcCACGCTTTTCCCATCTACttatttatctaaaaaaaaaaaaaggctccaaaTATTTTGAATTTCTCTCTCCTCGTTTCCACCATCATTTTAATCTGTCTGCCgcctttgttttcctttcatccTCGGGATACTGATCAAGGCTCAACAGTGCTGGTTAAAGTGCTTCCCTGGTGAGCGCTGACAGTTAATTTGATCccactgaaatgaaattaacCGTcgaataaataaaaagtgctgcttttgtttcaccccactttatgtgttttaacaatatcacaaaaaaacaacttttactTCATAAAACTGTTAACAACATTTACTGCAAATCAAAGTtagaaaaacagatgaagatgaCTTAGTATGTTCTAAGCGAATGTGTCGTTATGTGATCATttagaaaatacacaaaatcaagacaacaaaaattaaacaaaatcacaaaacagcTCCTTAACTCCTGAAAGAAATAACCCCAAACATGTGAGTAGCAGGATGAAAGAAAGTGATCATGAAAAACTGTGACGGAGCTCAGTCACCAAGTATGAACTGCATCTGTATAAACAGCATCAGTCAGCGCTGAATGAATATTATACGGATACAAACATCATGACAAAGATCACAAACCCCTCAAAAACCCAAATGTGTGTACAGTAAGTAGTAATATAAAAATCACAAACCGTGAATAATTTTACTCAGCTGTAAAACTGTTTTACACTCAATCCATTTCAACATCCACTCAATAAATGTCATGTTACTATGCAGCACTGCTACATTACAGTGTGAACATACACCTGATCAACCATTTGTGAGTTCATTATATTGCAGTATATATTATCACATATTTCTGCTTCTGTTCTTTTGTGATAAAAATGATTGGGACTGATTCACGTCGTCATCTTGTTGGACATTACATGAGAAATATCTGACATCTGAATACATGTGACTCAAGTATTTATCTTTTCATGTAGCCACTGCCAAtaaatttacattaaaacataacCTAGTCCATCTGTTActtatttgttttgctgtttttttttttgttcatcgACCTACTTAAATATATCATATAAGCACCTACTCATACATAACACATGAGCGCATGCAGATAAGCAGATATATGACCTGGACTGCCACAAACAGACTGGATGACAGGTTGCAAAGACTGCTAACCATTCCTGCCTCATTTGGTGTGTCATGGGCTGTGCTAAATTTAAATGATGGGAGGAACAATCTGAATTTCTCCCCAGGCTCTTAATATGCTAACAGATTATGGTACAAGGATAATATGATGACATACCGATCTAAGGAGAAACATTATGTAAACCTTGGAAATCACGTCAAATGGTCAAAATAAGGAAGATCTGAAGCGTGTCGAATGTGTCGGCTCAGAGAGACACAATTAAAATCTTCACACTCAACATCAAGTGGAACAACGTGCACCAAAAACACGGCATGTCATTGTTTTCATCCCTAACAAAGCTGTCATGCTAGTTGCCTgtcttatttattcatattttaatgagaaattagtaaatatttatttagatgttcttttttttgtgtcttcacTTTCCCTTGCCTCCAGTTTGCTATAAAGCTTTATGACCATAGTTAGTGGGAACCATATGGCTGGatctccactgctgctgagctgaaaaACATTGCCAAATGTGCACTGGTCTGCTCAAGCGTTCAACAGCTCTCTAATAGtttctttgaaatgtaaagCTATAACCTTACCCCCCGCATTAAAAACATTACCCCTCTGTATTATGCTCAACAATCATGCTAACATGAGTAAACACCTTAGTTTGCCCTTATAAAACACGTCGGTTATCGCTGTAGTTGTCTTTCATATTTTGAACCAATGTGGGAAACATGCatacattgttattgtttttttatgtgtcataAATTGCTgcataacatttttaaagaaaaaatcttGGCACTGTTTTTACgtccaacaaacaaaaaactctaAGCAAACAGGGTACAACATATCACCAGAGGAAACATGAGgtgctgctaacagtagcttaGCTAAGTTAGCTCGCCGTTTCTGACAGCACCAGCAGAATGTCTGTGGGGTTAACACCACTAGGACCAGTGGGGAATGACAGCAGGGAGCAACACAGGGATAGATGCCTGTAGACTCCCAGTAAACATGACAGGACCGAGACTGACCACAGGCTCCGCGGTGTACAGATGCCAGACAAGTAATGCtgtacagaggcgatttacaacGGCTGTGACCAGAACACGTGACTGTGCGGAAGACGTAAAATGAAAGATGAGTGAAAGGGAGTTAGCACCAGGCTCAGACTATCGTTTGAGTTACAAAGTGGTTTACGGGACAGGACAggctgggctagctggttagcatgctaacctcaggGAACACATAGCGGTCTTTAACGTAACATTTAAACTGTTACTTCTACAAATTGTGTTGATAACTTTGACTTCTTTTTGAATGTCTAATTTCTTCTAACTCCTAACTGGGCAGTTAGTTCCTGTGGTAGTGAATGATAATACTATCCAGTCCTACTATTTAATACAGTAGTCAGTAAATTAAGTCAGTAAATTACATGTGTTAATCTCAGTGTTCAAACATTACATACAGCTGATTGTAACACATACAAATCTCTAGACAGGAAATTTTCTTGACTCCTTGCGTTCCTACAGACTCTTCCAACAGAATTACCACTTCATGGACACACACTGGCCACATGAATTGCGGCACCATATGATTTGATGGTTTACTAAGAGGGTATCTAATCAGTATAATCACTGGATGTCTTCGGAACAGTGTGTAATCAGAGTAAGAGAGCGCCTGTGATGTAACCCTCTCACCTGGACGCTGCTCACTGAGAACCATAATGCAAATGCATCATCAGTAGCACCTGTGAAGTGCGTCCTGTGCACGAGCAAATGCTGCACAGAATTAGGCAGAAGCCCCGGGGCAACATCTGCAAATAAAATCCTAAGTATGTGCTCAGTGACTGAGTGAGCTGAGTGTTTGCTGATGTTCTcatcaaaagaaaagacaaaacacaggatGGTACATTTTGTGACCTATAAAATTAAGTAGtcgtagaaaaaaaatatctttttgcCTGAATTCATGTTGGCTTTCTGTCTCGAGGGAGAACATTATTATCAGTGTACATTTTCTGGTTAATATGGATAACTGGCACGATGTGGACGATCTGACCTCAAGGTAAGAGGATGTTGATGGTGAGAATATATCTGCTACCTAAAACATCAGCGGCTCTTCTCtagattaaacattttatattgaTGTTCATCTGTCACACGGACAAAACAAGAACAGCTGAAGTGATCTCAGGTGACCGAAATATATTGTAGCCAcgaaattaaatgaaaattctCTCACAAAACTCAGTTAATAATAGTTTTACACAGTCAAATGCAAGAATATCTGAACTTTGTCAAAAATAACTCCTGGAATACAACGAATAATAAAACTATTGATCTGGcagtaaatgttttctttttcccgACAACTTTCATCCTATCTTCCGGTGCCATTCAGTAACAGTGCTGTTACTGAAATCCTGCGGTGCACACTATGAGATAAGACTGTACGGTGAAGGTGTTTCTATAATGTGGCCCCTGACCCACATTAGTGCAGGGTTGGATCCTGAGAGGGGGAGGATAACAGCTAATGGTGTCTGACTCAGCATAAATCAGTGAACAGCCATTTTGCAGGGGTGCTGAGGTCGCCTGGGCGATGCCATCATCCCTGGCATACGTACACAAGTGGCTCCATGTGAATCTCAAACTTATGCAACACTCCAGACTATTAAGTGATGATTTACTCCTCCGCTATGACGAGTGTATGAGACGTATTTGTCTTAGCTCCTTTCAGTTTTCTATTACCGTCACAAACTAAACtccacatgaaaacatgcagagCTCTTACATCCCATGATGCCGCGCTTTACTTTTCAACACAGCCCGGGGCGAACTAGTAAGAGGATGAGTACGGATGACGTCTGTCTTTACTAGAGTGGCAAAACACAGTCATGCTTGCGCTGCTAGTCATGATTCCACTGACACGTCTCTCCTGCAAGtctctgaaatgattttgtgCA
Encoded here:
- the lingo2 gene encoding leucine-rich repeat and immunoglobulin-like domain-containing nogo receptor-interacting protein 2, with translation MIDCMSKVMLHTVVSCWQPFLGLALVAVFVGSTLGCPSRCECSAQSKAVVCHRKRMPTIPDGVPTETRILDLSKNKLTMINPDDFINFPGLEELDLSGNIISYVEPGAFNALFNMHSLSLKSNRIKLIPLGVFAGLANLTRLDISDNKIVILLDYMFQDLHNLKFLEVGDNDLVYISHRAFSGLLSLEILTLERCNLTVVPTEALSHLHNLVSLHLRYLSISTLHPYSFKKLFRLRNLEIDNWPSLDHVPANTLHGLNLTTLFITNTNLSSFPYQALKHLPYLTHLNLSYNRIRHIEGGMLMELVRLQELHLVGAQLTTIEPYAFQGLRGLKVLNVSHNRLDTLEKGVFQSPEALEVLLIDNNPLVCDCRLMWILQKRHSIFFGESQPECSTPEGIRGRPFKEFKETLLSYYVTCTKPKIRENKTQTITVDEGQQAMLRCSAEGTPRPSVSWTSPRRKIYTSRSHGRVTVHNNGTLEIKSAEVQDSGVYLCHASNTAGNDTLMTSLAVKSLGSLYANRTQYYTDPSNTTANGTAGVTLGLDLKTILVSTAMGCFTFLGVVLFCFLLLFVWSRGKGKHKNNIDVEYVPRSKSNGTNVDSAEGQAGPRRFNMKMM